A single genomic interval of Candidatus Polarisedimenticolaceae bacterium harbors:
- a CDS encoding prephenate dehydrogenase/arogenate dehydrogenase family protein — translation MNAAPRTTAILGFGRFGRALGELVLDSGGTVRAFDPHAEVPPSIRAASVAGLVAGASEIVLAVPVDAIASAARELRPHLNPAHLVVDVASVKHGPVRDLTEIFGAGIPWVATHPLFGPSSIALGERPLVTVVCPNALHPDAASRARTFFTRLGCEVIEQEAAEHDRVMAATHALAFFIAKGLIDIRAGEDAAFVPPSFRAMARTIESVRSDASHLFATIQTENPYAAQARARLLAALESIDRDLAASPSAPNSHASRLEIPPLPERAPDLRETRDLIDDLDRDLVQLLARRAQLARRAGRAKASQGKPVVDPDRERQVFEARRLWAEGEGLDADGVAEIFESIVRFSRATQKEPER, via the coding sequence ATGAACGCCGCACCGCGCACCACCGCGATCCTCGGTTTCGGCCGGTTCGGCCGCGCCCTGGGCGAGCTGGTCCTCGACTCCGGCGGCACGGTCCGCGCCTTCGACCCGCACGCCGAGGTGCCGCCCTCGATCCGCGCCGCCTCGGTCGCCGGGCTCGTCGCGGGCGCGTCGGAGATCGTTCTCGCGGTTCCCGTCGACGCGATCGCCTCCGCGGCGCGCGAGCTCCGCCCGCACCTGAACCCCGCACATCTGGTCGTCGACGTCGCCAGCGTCAAACACGGCCCCGTGCGCGACCTCACCGAAATCTTCGGCGCCGGGATCCCGTGGGTGGCGACACACCCGCTTTTCGGCCCGAGCTCGATCGCGCTGGGGGAGCGCCCCCTCGTCACCGTCGTCTGCCCGAACGCCCTCCACCCGGACGCCGCCTCCCGCGCCCGGACCTTCTTCACGCGGCTGGGCTGCGAGGTGATCGAGCAGGAGGCGGCGGAGCACGACCGGGTGATGGCGGCGACCCATGCGCTCGCCTTCTTCATCGCGAAGGGGCTGATCGACATCCGCGCGGGTGAGGACGCCGCCTTCGTTCCTCCGTCGTTCCGCGCGATGGCGCGCACGATCGAGTCGGTCCGCTCCGACGCGAGCCACCTCTTCGCGACGATCCAGACCGAGAACCCCTACGCCGCCCAGGCGCGCGCGCGCCTGCTCGCCGCCCTCGAGTCGATCGACCGCGACCTCGCGGCCTCCCCGAGCGCCCCCAACTCGCACGCGTCGCGCCTGGAGATCCCCCCGCTCCCCGAGCGCGCTCCGGACCTGCGCGAGACGCGCGATCTCATCGACGACCTCGACCGCGACCTCGTGCAGCTGCTCGCCCGACGCGCGCAGCTCGCCCGACGCGCCGGCCGCGCGAAGGCCAGCCAGGGGAAACCCGTCGTCGACCCCGACCGCGAGCGCCAGGTCTTCGAGGCCCGCCGCCTTTGGGCCGAAGGGGAAGGCCTCGACGCCGACGGCGTCGCGGAGATCTTCGAGAGCATCGTGCGTTTCTCGCGCGCGACGCAGAAAGAGCCCGAGCGATGA
- a CDS encoding NAD(P)H-dependent oxidoreductase subunit E, with translation MATTTKATHPSGDNRFKLLDRAINVHHASGNALIEVLHAAQGIFGYLEDDILVYIGHALKRPLSQVYGVATFYNYFRLKPAGEHTVVLCTGTACYVKGAAQIQAALEHRCGCKFGQTTPDGKVSLVQARCIGSCGLAPVAVMDDDVAAKLTVDEAVRRVGAFMQATEEVAK, from the coding sequence ATGGCCACCACCACGAAGGCGACCCACCCCAGCGGCGACAATCGCTTCAAGCTCCTCGATCGCGCGATCAACGTCCACCACGCCTCCGGCAACGCGCTGATCGAGGTCCTGCACGCGGCGCAGGGGATCTTCGGGTATCTCGAGGACGACATCCTCGTGTACATCGGGCACGCCCTCAAGCGGCCGCTGAGCCAGGTGTACGGCGTCGCGACCTTCTACAACTACTTCCGCCTCAAGCCCGCGGGCGAGCACACGGTGGTCCTGTGCACGGGGACCGCCTGCTACGTGAAAGGGGCGGCGCAGATCCAGGCGGCGCTCGAGCACCGCTGCGGCTGCAAGTTCGGCCAGACGACCCCCGACGGGAAGGTGTCCCTGGTGCAGGCCCGCTGCATCGGCTCGTGCGGTCTGGCCCCCGTCGCGGTGATGGACGACGACGTGGCGGCGAAGCTGACCGTCGACGAAGCCGTCAGGCGCGTCGGGGCCTTCATGCAGGCGACGGAGGAGGTGGCCAAATGA
- a CDS encoding NuoF family protein, with the protein MTVEELRELAEKERARQAGFGKRVLYCSAAGCVSCGGNATRDAFKKAIRDQGLDESCEVVGTGCMGLCGKGPLVKVAPDETLYASVDAAAAERIVDEHLKGGNPVEAMALDTDAPFFAEQTKIVLEDCGRIDAMRIEEYVAVGGYEALAKAITELSPPEVIEEIRKSGLRGRGGAGYPTGLKWSIVRKATSEQKYVVCNADEGDPGAFMDRSVLEGDPHRVLEGMAIAGYAVGANQGYIYVRAEYPLAIERLKLAIKQAERAGVLGNRILDSGFSFRIDLRMGAGAFVCGEETALLRSIEGRRGRPKPRPPYPSEKGLFGMPTVINNVETFANIAPILARGGAWFASIGTAKSAGTKVFALAGKIRNTGLIEVPMGIPLRRIVYDIGGGPPEGAEFKAAQTGGPSGGCIPAEHLDLPVDYESLAAVGSIMGSGGLIVMDSESNMVDVAKFFMEFSMEESCGKCVPCRIGTKHIHGLLDRVSRGEATPDDVALLEELCVMVKETSLCGLGQSAPNPVLSTLRFFRDEYEKKLRPAETFAGGVAGEAK; encoded by the coding sequence ATGACCGTCGAGGAGCTCCGCGAGCTGGCGGAAAAGGAGCGCGCGCGCCAGGCCGGCTTCGGCAAGCGCGTGCTCTACTGCTCGGCCGCCGGGTGCGTCTCCTGCGGCGGGAACGCCACCCGCGACGCGTTCAAGAAGGCGATCCGCGACCAGGGGCTCGACGAGTCCTGCGAGGTCGTCGGGACGGGGTGCATGGGCCTGTGCGGCAAGGGGCCGCTCGTGAAGGTCGCCCCCGACGAGACGCTGTACGCGTCGGTGGACGCCGCCGCGGCCGAGAGGATCGTCGACGAGCACCTGAAGGGCGGGAATCCCGTCGAGGCGATGGCGCTCGACACGGACGCGCCGTTCTTCGCCGAGCAGACGAAGATCGTGCTCGAGGACTGCGGGCGGATCGACGCGATGCGGATCGAGGAGTACGTCGCGGTCGGCGGCTACGAGGCCCTCGCGAAGGCGATCACGGAGCTTTCGCCCCCCGAGGTCATCGAGGAGATCCGCAAGAGCGGCCTGCGCGGCCGGGGGGGGGCCGGCTATCCGACGGGGCTCAAGTGGTCGATCGTCCGCAAGGCGACCTCCGAACAGAAATACGTCGTCTGCAACGCCGACGAGGGGGACCCGGGAGCGTTCATGGACCGCAGCGTCCTCGAAGGCGATCCGCACCGCGTCCTCGAGGGGATGGCGATCGCCGGGTACGCGGTGGGGGCGAACCAGGGGTACATCTACGTGCGCGCGGAGTACCCGCTCGCGATCGAGCGGCTCAAGCTCGCGATCAAGCAGGCGGAGCGGGCGGGCGTGCTGGGGAACCGGATCCTCGATTCCGGATTCAGCTTCCGCATCGACCTCCGGATGGGCGCCGGTGCGTTCGTCTGCGGCGAGGAGACGGCGCTGCTCCGCTCGATCGAGGGGCGGCGCGGCCGGCCGAAGCCCCGCCCGCCGTACCCCTCCGAGAAGGGCCTGTTCGGGATGCCCACCGTCATCAACAACGTCGAGACGTTCGCCAACATCGCGCCGATCCTCGCGCGGGGCGGCGCGTGGTTCGCGTCGATCGGGACCGCCAAGAGCGCGGGGACGAAGGTCTTCGCCCTCGCCGGGAAGATCCGCAACACGGGGCTGATCGAGGTCCCGATGGGAATCCCGCTCCGCAGGATCGTCTACGACATCGGGGGCGGTCCGCCGGAGGGGGCCGAGTTCAAGGCGGCGCAGACCGGCGGTCCTTCGGGGGGATGCATCCCGGCCGAGCACCTCGACCTGCCGGTGGACTACGAGTCCCTCGCCGCCGTCGGCTCGATCATGGGATCGGGCGGCCTGATCGTGATGGACTCCGAGTCGAACATGGTCGACGTCGCGAAGTTCTTCATGGAGTTCTCCATGGAGGAGTCGTGCGGCAAGTGCGTGCCGTGCCGCATCGGCACGAAGCACATCCACGGCCTGCTCGACAGGGTCTCGAGGGGAGAGGCCACCCCCGACGACGTCGCGCTCCTCGAGGAGCTGTGCGTCATGGTCAAGGAGACGAGCCTGTGCGGGCTCGGCCAGTCCGCGCCGAATCCGGTGCTGTCCACCCTCCGCTTCTTCCGCGACGAATACGAGAAGAAGCTCCGGCCCGCCGAGACGTTCGCGGGCGGGGTCGCCGGGGAGGCGAAGTAG